In Rutidosis leptorrhynchoides isolate AG116_Rl617_1_P2 chromosome 2, CSIRO_AGI_Rlap_v1, whole genome shotgun sequence, one genomic interval encodes:
- the LOC139889290 gene encoding uncharacterized protein, whose amino-acid sequence MWTYGVFKRLDGSVFSDRIMSVSLIIKEETFTVISAYAPHAGGEAEGYDGAHGGFGFGPRNEEGRSILEFAIAHELVVANSFFKKRDAQLATFHSGGRRTQINFFLLRKGELMTCRDCKVLPALTCSSQHRLLIMDLVTRGRVGRRARVLQHRILWKNLHRVKAETFRATVVDRLSVEGDNVAPTDVDQIWNRMVSTIREVAKEALWVALGMSRAHKSSRESWWLSDDVQTKVALKQTRFRELITFGEGTPAERTRVEERYKEAKREAKKAVTIAKDKAYEDVRP is encoded by the exons ATGTGGACATATGGTGtgttcaagagactagatggaagCGT gtttagcgataggattatgtcggttagtcTAATTATTAAGGAGGAGACTTTCACGGTCATTAGCGCATACGCACCTCATGCGG GAGGGGAGGCAGAAGGTTACGATGGAGCCCATGGGGGCTTTGGGTTTGGTCCTAGAAATGAAGAAGGGCGCTCAATTCTTGAGTTTGCCATTGCCCACGAGTTGGTCGTAGCAAACTCTTTCTTCAAGAAGAGGGATGCTCAGTTAGCCACTTTTCATAGCGGGGGTCGTCGCACCCAGATTAACTTTTTTCTCCTTCGTAAAGGGGAACTTATGACATGTAGGGACTGTAAGGTCCTTCCAGCCTTGACGTGCTCCTCCCAGCATAGATTGTTGATCATGGACTTAGTCACCCGGGGAAGAGTTGGCAGGAGGGCCAGAGTTCTGCAACATAGAATCCTTTGGAAGAACCTACATAGAGTGAAGGCAGAGACTTTTAGAGCGACTGTGGTTGATAGATTGAGTGTAGAAGGGGATAACGTAGCCCCTACTGATGTAGACCAGATATGGAACCGCATGGTGTCCACTATCAGAGAGGTGGCAAAAGAAGCTTTATGGGTGGCATTAGGGATGTCGAGAGCCCATAAGAGTAGTAGAGAGTCTTGGTGGCTTAGTGACGATGTCCAAACGAAAGTCGCGTTAAAGCAGacgaggtttagggagctcattactTTTGGGGAAGGGACACCTGCAGAGAGAACTAGGGTAGAAGAAagatataaagaagctaaaagagaagcaAAGAAGGCCGTAACAATTGCAAAAGATAAAGCTTATGAAgatgtaagaccctaa